The proteins below come from a single Parazoarcus communis genomic window:
- a CDS encoding ABC transporter permease yields the protein MISLAGRDILHAWGKFVFTGIGLGLLIGVTLVMAGVYRGMVDDGRALLDNSGADLWVVQKDTLGPYAESSSLNDDVYRTLLAMPGVARAANVTYLTMQARKGERDIRTMVVGIAPGAVGGTPGWPPYLVAGRQITRGHYEAVADIATGFQLDDVLKIRRNQYTVVGLTRRMVSSAGDPMVFIPLKDAQEAQFLKDNDAIWQSRRRTEANPAFNQPGVPGLLDAVIASQSTNAFVNAVLVTLKPGHAPDEVAESIRRWKRLTVYTRAQMEGILVGKLIATSAKQIGMFLVILAIVSAAIVAFIIYSLTMDKIREIAVLKLIGTRNRTIAAMIMQQALALGVIGFVVGKIAATFSAPLFPKYVLLMPLDSIAGFFAVLAICVLASIVAIRTALKVDPAEAIGG from the coding sequence ATGATCAGCCTTGCCGGCCGCGACATTCTCCACGCCTGGGGAAAGTTCGTCTTCACCGGCATCGGCCTGGGTCTGCTGATCGGCGTGACCCTCGTCATGGCCGGGGTGTACCGGGGCATGGTCGATGACGGCAGAGCCCTGCTCGACAACAGCGGCGCAGACCTCTGGGTGGTGCAGAAGGACACGCTCGGGCCCTATGCAGAGTCGTCCAGCCTCAACGACGACGTGTATCGCACCCTCCTTGCCATGCCGGGGGTGGCCCGCGCCGCAAACGTGACCTACCTGACCATGCAGGCAAGAAAGGGTGAGCGCGATATCCGTACCATGGTGGTCGGCATTGCACCCGGCGCAGTGGGGGGCACGCCGGGCTGGCCGCCCTATCTCGTCGCCGGGCGCCAGATCACGCGGGGTCACTACGAAGCAGTAGCCGATATCGCCACCGGCTTCCAGCTCGACGACGTACTGAAAATCCGCCGCAACCAGTACACCGTCGTGGGGCTGACAAGGCGGATGGTGTCGTCCGCCGGTGACCCCATGGTATTCATTCCGCTCAAGGATGCGCAGGAAGCCCAGTTCCTCAAGGACAACGACGCCATCTGGCAGAGCCGGCGTCGTACCGAAGCCAACCCGGCCTTCAACCAGCCCGGCGTTCCGGGTCTGCTGGATGCCGTCATCGCGTCACAGAGCACCAATGCATTCGTCAACGCGGTGCTCGTCACGCTGAAGCCAGGCCACGCGCCGGACGAGGTCGCCGAATCCATCCGGCGCTGGAAGCGTCTGACGGTCTACACCCGGGCGCAGATGGAAGGCATCCTCGTCGGCAAGCTGATCGCAACCTCGGCCAAGCAGATCGGCATGTTCCTGGTGATTCTGGCCATTGTCAGCGCTGCAATCGTGGCCTTCATCATCTACTCGCTGACGATGGACAAGATCCGCGAGATCGCGGTGTTGAAGCTCATCGGCACACGCAACAGAACGATCGCCGCAATGATCATGCAGCAGGCACTCGCCTTGGGCGTGATTGGCTTCGTGGTCGGCAAGATCGCAGCCACGTTCTCTGCACCCCTGTTCCCGAAATACGTTCTGCTGATGCCGCTCGACTCCATCGCAGGCTTCTTCGCCGTACTCGCAATCTGCGTACTGGCCAGCATCGTCGCCATTCGCACGGCGCTGAAGGTCGATCCGGCCGAGGCCATTGGAGGATGA
- a CDS encoding ABC transporter ATP-binding protein, giving the protein MSGKGIRIEGLRKRYGQGDTAVDALKGVDMQVAPGEVVGLIGPSGSGKSTLLKCLGAVIDPTAGRMTLGDEVIYDERWKVRDLRALRRDKIGFVFQAPYLIPFLDVTDNVALLPMLAGVTNGASREKALELLTALDVQHRAHAMPSQLSGGEQQRVAIARGLVNRPPVILADEPTAPLDSERAMAVIRILNDMARKFETAIIVVTHDEKIIPTFKRIYHIRDGVTHEEAGEGRGFE; this is encoded by the coding sequence ATGAGCGGCAAAGGCATCCGCATCGAAGGTTTGAGAAAACGATATGGCCAAGGCGACACCGCAGTCGACGCCCTCAAGGGTGTAGACATGCAGGTGGCACCGGGTGAGGTGGTGGGGCTGATCGGCCCCTCGGGCTCCGGCAAGAGCACCCTGCTGAAATGCCTCGGCGCGGTGATCGACCCGACCGCCGGTCGCATGACGCTGGGCGATGAAGTGATCTACGACGAGCGCTGGAAAGTCCGCGATCTGCGTGCCTTGCGCCGCGACAAGATCGGTTTCGTATTCCAGGCGCCGTACCTGATTCCGTTTCTCGACGTCACGGACAACGTCGCACTGCTGCCGATGCTCGCCGGCGTCACAAATGGTGCGTCACGGGAAAAGGCCCTGGAACTGCTGACGGCGCTCGATGTGCAACACCGGGCGCACGCCATGCCCTCGCAACTCTCCGGAGGCGAGCAACAGCGGGTCGCGATCGCGCGCGGCCTGGTCAACCGCCCCCCGGTAATCCTCGCCGATGAACCCACCGCCCCGCTGGACTCCGAGCGTGCGATGGCAGTGATCCGCATCCTCAACGACATGGCCCGGAAGTTCGAGACAGCCATCATCGTCGTCACCCATGACGAAAAAATCATCCCCACGTTCAAGCGCATCTACCACATCCGGGACGGCGTCACGCACGAGGAAGCCGGTGAAGGGCGGGGATTCGAATGA
- a CDS encoding HD domain-containing protein, with protein sequence MMATLERAIALAAEAHTGQVDKAGQPYILHPLRVMLRVRTDEERIAAVLHDVVEDTHVTLEALAQEGFSQAILTAVAALTKLPGETRLEAASRAAVDSVARTVKLADNTENMDLSRIENPTEKDFARLKEYESVRALLLSATSN encoded by the coding sequence ATGATGGCAACACTTGAACGCGCAATCGCCCTTGCTGCTGAAGCTCACACTGGACAGGTCGATAAGGCAGGACAGCCTTACATCCTCCACCCCTTGCGGGTCATGCTCAGGGTCCGCACCGACGAAGAGCGGATCGCTGCAGTGCTTCATGACGTTGTCGAAGACACGCACGTCACCCTTGAAGCACTCGCGCAGGAAGGCTTTTCACAAGCCATTCTGACCGCCGTTGCGGCACTGACCAAGCTACCCGGAGAAACTCGTCTGGAGGCGGCGTCGAGGGCCGCGGTTGATTCTGTCGCACGCACAGTCAAGCTCGCCGACAACACTGAAAACATGGATCTGAGCCGGATCGAGAACCCGACGGAAAAGGACTTTGCGAGACTGAAGGAGTATGAAAGCGTCCGCGCCCTGCTGCTCAGCGCGACTTCGAACTAA
- a CDS encoding L-threonylcarbamoyladenylate synthase → MSAPNAAPAPARGLIEPPTLTAIQRAADLLRAGDIVGMPTETVYGLGADALNPEAVARIFAAKGRPADHPLIVHLPDASHMTRWASSIPKEAIALARAFWPGPLTLILKREAGVPDEVTGGQDTVGLRVPSHSIAIALLQVFDSGIAAPSANRFGRISPTTAAHVQEELGDKVAMVLDGGACAVGIESTILDFSRDTPEILRPGAITADDIARIIGRRPRVRGEADAGSAAAQKAGPDENTPRVSGALAAHYAPATPLKMLAAAQLIEEAATLAGEGSRVAVLAHTVADPHDARFIWHAASADVAAYGHDLYASLRELDASGADFILLEALPADDAWRAIADRLGRAVVGSGADQDET, encoded by the coding sequence ATGAGCGCGCCGAACGCCGCGCCTGCCCCGGCGCGTGGCCTTATCGAGCCGCCCACCCTCACCGCCATTCAGCGCGCGGCCGATTTGCTGCGTGCAGGCGACATCGTCGGCATGCCGACCGAAACCGTCTACGGGCTGGGGGCGGATGCGCTCAACCCTGAAGCGGTGGCAAGGATTTTTGCGGCAAAGGGGCGCCCGGCCGATCATCCGCTGATCGTTCATCTGCCCGATGCCAGCCACATGACGCGTTGGGCCTCGAGCATTCCGAAAGAAGCGATTGCGCTGGCCCGCGCGTTCTGGCCCGGCCCGCTCACCCTCATCCTGAAACGCGAAGCCGGCGTGCCGGACGAGGTGACGGGTGGTCAGGATACGGTTGGTCTGCGTGTGCCCTCGCATTCGATCGCGATCGCGCTGCTGCAGGTCTTCGACTCCGGCATTGCTGCGCCAAGCGCCAACCGTTTCGGTCGCATCAGTCCGACCACGGCCGCCCATGTTCAGGAAGAACTCGGCGACAAGGTGGCGATGGTGCTCGACGGCGGCGCCTGTGCAGTGGGCATTGAGTCCACCATTCTCGACTTCTCGCGCGACACACCCGAGATCCTGCGCCCCGGCGCGATCACCGCAGACGACATTGCACGCATCATTGGCCGTCGGCCGCGCGTGCGTGGTGAGGCCGATGCAGGCAGTGCCGCTGCGCAGAAGGCCGGGCCCGATGAAAATACGCCGCGCGTGTCAGGTGCCCTCGCTGCACACTACGCACCGGCAACTCCGCTCAAAATGCTGGCCGCTGCGCAACTCATCGAAGAGGCCGCAACCCTGGCAGGTGAGGGCAGTCGCGTAGCCGTGCTGGCCCACACCGTCGCTGATCCGCATGATGCCCGGTTCATCTGGCATGCAGCGTCGGCTGATGTGGCCGCCTACGGGCACGATCTCTATGCCAGTCTGCGCGAACTCGACGCCAGTGGTGCAGACTTCATCCTGCTCGAAGCGCTGCCGGCGGACGACGCCTGGCGAGCCATCGCCGACCGCCTCGGCCGCGCTGTCGTCGGCTCGGGTGCTGACCAGGATGAAACCTGA
- a CDS encoding 5-(carboxyamino)imidazole ribonucleotide synthase produces MILPPATLGMLGGGQLGRFFVSAAHEMGYKVWVLDPDPHSPAGLLADHHLVAAYDDYVALDAMAAECAAVTTEFENVPADTLDYLAKFIPVHPSASAVAVCQNRIAEKSFLAENEVPHGPFAIIRCEDDLRGAADALFPAVLKIARFGYDGKGQARVASRDEALAAFQHFKGEPCVLEKMLKLDYEVSVVLARDEAGTVCCFAAGENRHRNGILDVTVAPAQASPFVTEAVQLRAQDIAERLAGKLGYIGTLGVEFFVCGGELFVNEMAPRPHNSGHHTIDACDASQYEQQVRALCGLPLARPRQHSIAVMVNLLGELWYEDFKGHGSYREPDWPVLHAVPGLRLHLYGKHHARPGRKMGHFTVTGDNGDQVLALALQARAAIGISDE; encoded by the coding sequence ATGATTCTTCCGCCCGCCACCCTAGGCATGCTCGGCGGCGGCCAGCTTGGCCGCTTTTTCGTTTCGGCTGCCCATGAAATGGGCTACAAGGTCTGGGTGCTCGACCCGGATCCGCACAGCCCTGCGGGTTTGCTCGCCGATCATCACCTGGTGGCTGCCTACGACGACTATGTGGCACTCGATGCGATGGCCGCAGAATGCGCGGCCGTGACCACCGAGTTCGAGAACGTCCCTGCGGATACGCTGGATTACCTCGCAAAGTTCATCCCCGTACATCCGTCTGCGAGTGCAGTGGCGGTGTGTCAGAACCGTATCGCCGAGAAGTCGTTTCTGGCGGAAAACGAAGTGCCGCACGGCCCCTTCGCCATCATCCGCTGCGAGGACGATCTTCGCGGCGCCGCAGATGCGCTGTTTCCGGCGGTGCTCAAGATTGCCCGCTTCGGCTATGACGGCAAGGGTCAGGCGCGCGTTGCCAGCCGGGACGAGGCGCTTGCCGCATTTCAGCACTTCAAGGGCGAGCCCTGTGTGCTGGAGAAGATGCTCAAGCTCGATTACGAAGTGTCGGTGGTGCTCGCTCGCGACGAGGCCGGCACGGTGTGCTGTTTTGCAGCGGGCGAGAACCGCCATCGCAACGGCATTCTCGACGTCACCGTGGCCCCGGCTCAGGCTTCGCCCTTTGTCACCGAGGCCGTGCAGTTGCGCGCGCAGGACATCGCCGAGCGTCTGGCGGGCAAGCTGGGCTATATCGGCACCCTCGGGGTCGAGTTCTTCGTCTGCGGCGGCGAACTGTTTGTAAACGAGATGGCGCCACGCCCGCACAACAGCGGCCACCACACCATCGACGCTTGTGACGCCAGCCAGTACGAACAGCAGGTGAGGGCGCTGTGCGGTCTGCCGCTCGCCCGTCCGCGTCAGCATTCGATTGCGGTGATGGTCAATCTGCTTGGCGAACTCTGGTACGAGGACTTCAAAGGTCACGGCAGCTATCGTGAGCCCGACTGGCCTGTGCTGCATGCCGTGCCCGGCCTGCGCCTGCATCTGTACGGCAAGCACCATGCACGTCCCGGTCGCAAGATGGGGCACTTCACCGTGACCGGCGACAATGGCGATCAGGTGCTCGCGCTCGCGCTGCAGGCCCGTGCAGCCATCGGCATCAGCGACGAATGA
- the purE gene encoding 5-(carboxyamino)imidazole ribonucleotide mutase produces MSDMQPVVGIIMGSNSDWPTMQAAARMLEEFGVPFEARVVSAHRTPDLMFEYAESARGRGLKAIIAGAGGAAHLPGMVAAKTTLPVLGVPVQSKALSGKDSLLSIVQMPKGIPVATFAIGEAGAANAGLFAIALLANDDAALAEKLDAFRARQTQSVLDMKLD; encoded by the coding sequence ATGAGTGATATGCAGCCGGTCGTCGGCATCATCATGGGCTCCAACTCCGATTGGCCCACCATGCAGGCTGCTGCACGGATGCTGGAAGAGTTCGGTGTGCCCTTCGAGGCACGGGTTGTCTCCGCCCACCGCACGCCCGATCTCATGTTCGAGTACGCCGAAAGCGCGCGCGGTCGTGGCCTGAAGGCGATCATCGCCGGCGCCGGCGGCGCTGCTCATCTGCCGGGCATGGTTGCCGCCAAGACCACGCTGCCGGTGCTCGGTGTGCCGGTGCAGTCGAAGGCACTGTCGGGCAAGGACTCGCTGCTCTCCATCGTGCAGATGCCCAAGGGCATTCCGGTCGCGACCTTCGCCATTGGTGAAGCAGGCGCAGCCAACGCCGGCCTGTTCGCCATTGCGCTGCTGGCCAACGACGACGCCGCCCTGGCCGAAAAACTCGACGCCTTCCGCGCCCGTCAGACGCAGTCGGTGCTGGACATGAAGCTGGACTGA
- the folD gene encoding bifunctional methylenetetrahydrofolate dehydrogenase/methenyltetrahydrofolate cyclohydrolase FolD, with protein sequence MTARIIDGNALSARVRGEIAERAAALTARGVQPCLAVILVGENPASAVYVRNKVSACEKAGIRSLRLDYAADVAPAEVMAKLAELNADPAVHGILVQLPLPPQFDEAAVLEAISVTKDVDGFHAENVGRLSQNQEAFLPCTPHGVMKMFEAEGVALAGAEAVVIGRSNIVGKPMAMLLTNAGATVTVCHSKTRDLLFHTRRADILVAAIGKPRFVTGDMIKPGATVIDVGINRLPDGKLCGDVDFESSKDVAGLITPVPGGVGPMTITMLLENTVISADRAARAAGK encoded by the coding sequence ATGACCGCTCGCATTATTGATGGCAACGCCCTTTCGGCCCGGGTACGCGGCGAAATTGCCGAACGCGCTGCTGCACTGACCGCGCGCGGTGTGCAACCCTGTCTGGCGGTCATCCTGGTGGGTGAGAACCCCGCTTCCGCAGTGTATGTGCGCAACAAGGTGTCGGCCTGCGAGAAAGCCGGCATCCGCTCGCTGCGGCTCGATTACGCGGCCGATGTCGCGCCGGCCGAGGTCATGGCCAAGCTCGCCGAGCTCAACGCCGATCCCGCTGTGCATGGCATTCTGGTGCAGCTGCCGCTGCCGCCGCAGTTCGACGAAGCCGCCGTGCTCGAAGCGATCAGCGTGACCAAGGACGTCGACGGCTTTCACGCCGAGAACGTTGGCCGCCTGTCGCAGAACCAGGAAGCCTTCCTGCCCTGTACGCCGCACGGCGTGATGAAGATGTTCGAGGCCGAGGGCGTGGCGCTTGCAGGCGCCGAGGCCGTGGTCATTGGTCGTTCCAATATCGTCGGCAAGCCTATGGCGATGCTGCTGACCAACGCCGGTGCAACGGTCACCGTGTGTCACTCGAAAACGCGCGATCTGCTCTTCCATACCCGCCGCGCCGACATCCTGGTGGCGGCCATCGGCAAGCCGCGTTTCGTTACCGGCGACATGATCAAGCCGGGTGCAACGGTAATCGACGTCGGCATCAACCGTCTGCCGGACGGCAAGCTGTGCGGTGACGTCGACTTCGAATCGTCGAAGGATGTTGCCGGTCTCATCACCCCGGTGCCCGGCGGTGTGGGGCCGATGACCATCACCATGCTGCTCGAAAACACCGTGATTTCCGCCGACCGCGCCGCTCGCGCCGCGGGCAAGTAA
- a CDS encoding potassium/proton antiporter, translating to MTALNALFLLAGVLLFISVLASTVSARLGLPLLLLFLVVGMLAGEDGPGGIRFDDFSMATLVGHLALAVILLDGGLRTRISSFRVALWPAAVLATWGVVGTALLLGLFATWLLDVDWRLGMLLAAIVGSTDAAAVFALLRNSGVRLNERVKATLEIESGANDPMAILLVTALVEMLLMPEQASAGRFALMLVSQLVIGGMLGLVGGLVLARLLVKLKLAEGLYALLIVSGGLMIFAACNLIDGSGFLAVYIAGLVVGNRRCHATEHVLRVMDGLAWLAQAGMFLVLGLLVTPSQLLTHGPQALLMAVFLMLVARPLAVLTGLLPFRYRPRELAYISWVGLRGAVPIVLAIVPVMMGIPDSRLLFDVAFAVVLVSLLVQGATVPIAARWLKVEVPARDEPFDRREVWVGDKASLDLLEYRVAAGSRAEGVHPDDIAAAHGELSVRCVSLVRRGRLQALQRDTRLQAGDAVWFAAADAYAEPLASTFNAGASNELSANARFFGEFVVDPDCPAVDLAQAYGFEIEAGEASLALRDLMLHRLGRRVVVGDRVRIGSFLLTVRDMDDAGRVTRIGLKCPDLSEPD from the coding sequence ATGACCGCCCTCAACGCACTCTTTCTTCTCGCAGGCGTCCTGCTATTCATTAGTGTGCTGGCCAGCACCGTGTCTGCACGTCTTGGCCTGCCCCTGCTGTTGCTGTTTCTTGTTGTCGGCATGCTTGCCGGGGAGGACGGGCCGGGCGGCATTCGCTTCGACGACTTCAGCATGGCCACGCTGGTCGGACACCTTGCCCTCGCCGTGATCCTGCTCGACGGCGGACTGCGCACCCGCATCTCCAGCTTTCGGGTCGCGCTGTGGCCGGCGGCGGTGCTCGCGACCTGGGGGGTTGTCGGCACAGCATTGCTGCTGGGCCTGTTTGCCACCTGGCTGCTCGATGTCGACTGGCGGCTCGGCATGTTGCTGGCCGCGATTGTGGGCTCCACCGATGCTGCAGCCGTGTTTGCGCTGTTGCGCAACAGTGGCGTGCGCCTCAACGAGCGGGTCAAGGCCACGCTCGAGATCGAGTCCGGCGCCAACGATCCGATGGCCATCCTGCTGGTGACCGCGCTGGTGGAAATGTTGCTGATGCCCGAGCAGGCGAGCGCCGGACGGTTTGCCCTCATGCTGGTGTCGCAGCTTGTCATCGGCGGCATGCTCGGCCTCGTCGGCGGACTCGTGCTGGCGCGCCTGCTGGTCAAGCTGAAGCTGGCCGAAGGGCTGTATGCACTCCTGATCGTGTCCGGCGGGCTGATGATCTTTGCCGCCTGCAATCTCATCGACGGCAGCGGCTTCCTCGCGGTCTACATTGCCGGCCTCGTCGTGGGCAACCGCCGCTGTCATGCCACCGAACACGTGCTGCGCGTCATGGACGGGCTGGCGTGGCTGGCTCAGGCCGGCATGTTCCTCGTGCTGGGGCTGCTGGTGACGCCGTCGCAGCTGCTCACGCACGGGCCGCAGGCGCTGCTGATGGCGGTGTTTCTGATGCTCGTTGCCCGCCCGCTGGCCGTGCTGACCGGGCTCTTGCCCTTTCGTTACCGGCCGCGCGAGCTCGCGTACATCTCCTGGGTCGGGCTGCGGGGTGCGGTGCCGATCGTGCTGGCCATCGTGCCGGTGATGATGGGCATCCCCGACTCGCGCCTGCTGTTCGATGTGGCTTTCGCGGTGGTGCTGGTGTCCTTGCTGGTGCAGGGTGCGACCGTGCCGATCGCGGCGCGCTGGCTGAAGGTTGAGGTGCCGGCGCGTGACGAGCCTTTCGATCGGCGTGAGGTCTGGGTCGGCGACAAGGCCTCGCTCGATCTGCTGGAATACCGCGTCGCGGCGGGCTCCCGTGCGGAGGGCGTTCATCCGGACGATATCGCGGCAGCGCACGGCGAGCTGTCGGTACGCTGCGTGTCGCTGGTGCGCCGTGGCCGTTTGCAGGCCTTGCAGCGCGATACGCGCCTGCAGGCGGGCGATGCCGTCTGGTTCGCGGCGGCCGACGCCTACGCCGAGCCCCTTGCCAGCACGTTCAATGCGGGCGCATCCAACGAACTGTCGGCCAACGCGCGCTTTTTCGGAGAGTTCGTGGTCGATCCCGACTGCCCGGCGGTCGACCTTGCCCAGGCCTACGGTTTCGAGATCGAGGCGGGAGAAGCCTCGCTTGCGCTTCGCGACCTGATGCTGCATCGGCTCGGACGACGCGTCGTCGTCGGCGACCGTGTTCGTATCGGCAGTTTTCTGCTTACCGTGCGCGACATGGACGACGCCGGACGTGTGACCCGGATCGGTCTGAAGTGCCCGGATCTGTCAGAGCCCGACTGA
- a CDS encoding response regulator transcription factor — protein MSESHAAPDQQIYIVDDDDALRDSLVWMLESSGYAVSAFESAEEFLSAYGEQMSGCLVLDVRMPGMSGLELFEELGRRRCTLPVIFITGHGDVPMAVSVLKKGAVDFIEKPFGDQDMLRLIEQCLEQERSSRSQRRQEADTARRLEHLTQREREVLDLIIVGKLNKQIADVLGISIKTVEVHRARVMEKMGAHSLAELVQNVVTVEPGGTSR, from the coding sequence GTGAGCGAGTCGCACGCCGCGCCTGATCAACAGATTTACATCGTCGACGACGACGACGCCTTGCGCGACTCCCTTGTCTGGATGCTCGAGTCCAGCGGTTACGCGGTATCGGCGTTCGAGTCGGCGGAAGAGTTTCTCTCCGCCTATGGCGAACAGATGTCGGGCTGTCTCGTGCTTGACGTGCGCATGCCGGGCATGAGTGGGCTGGAGCTGTTCGAAGAGCTCGGCCGCCGGCGCTGCACGCTGCCGGTCATCTTCATCACCGGTCATGGCGATGTGCCAATGGCGGTATCCGTGCTCAAGAAGGGTGCGGTCGATTTCATCGAGAAACCCTTCGGCGACCAGGACATGCTGCGACTCATCGAGCAGTGTCTGGAGCAGGAGCGCTCGAGCCGCTCGCAGCGCAGGCAGGAAGCGGATACCGCGCGTCGCCTTGAGCACCTCACCCAGCGTGAGCGCGAGGTCCTCGATCTCATCATCGTCGGCAAACTCAACAAGCAGATCGCCGATGTCCTCGGCATCAGCATCAAGACGGTGGAAGTGCACCGCGCCCGTGTCATGGAAAAAATGGGCGCGCATTCGCTGGCCGAACTGGTGCAGAACGTCGTGACCGTGGAGCCGGGCGGCACCTCGCGCTGA